In Neoarius graeffei isolate fNeoGra1 chromosome 9, fNeoGra1.pri, whole genome shotgun sequence, one genomic interval encodes:
- the LOC132892000 gene encoding TGF-beta receptor type-2-like codes for MELRGWRVTPFICVLLSLLFQASALTLITTNLCKWCDQSSPVCEDNICMSNCSLSSFCMYTEEVCVAIWKKENNSVSVQTLCHNPQHALENIVLSNTSSTECVMTSVPSENSMLFLCSCIKEYDCNDKLIFERGANDFSMLRSKDVIPVVVISLVPPLLVAVIATMAFYLYRTRHLSKQPKDWAPKRTHYQSLDPPEACAGEANTSDYHGKLLSLSEDANSDISSSCAKKERREELWVQSVNY; via the exons ATGGAGCTCAGGGGCTGGAGAGTCACGCCTTTCATATGTGTCCTTCTGTCGCTCC TATTTCAGGCCAGTGCCTTGACTCTCATAACGACTAACCTTTGTAAGTGGTGTGACCAGTCCAGTCCTGTGTGTGAAGACAACATCTGCATGAGCAACTGCAGCTTAAGCTCCTTTTGTATGTATACCGAGGAGGTCTGTGTGGCTATATG GAAGAAGGAGAATAATAGTGTGAGCGTGCAGACTCTATGCCACAATCCTCAACATGCACTGGAGAACATTGTGCTGTCTAATACCAGCTCCACAGAGTGTGTAATGACTTCAGTGCCCTCCGAGAACAGTATGCTGTTTCTCTGCAGCTGTATCAAGGAGTATGACTGCAatgacaagctcatctttgagagGGGAGcaaatg ATTTCTCAATGCTAAGGAGTAAAGATGTGATTCCAGTAGTGGTGATAAGCCTGGTTCCTCCACTCCTAGTAGCTGTGATTGCTACAATGGCATTCTACCTCTATCGCACACGCCACCTCAGCAAACAACCCAAAGACTGGGCACCGAAGCGCACACATTACCAGTCACTGGATCCACCTGAGGCATGTGCTGGTGAGGCGAATACCAGCGACTACCACGGCAAGCTTCTATCCCTCAGTGAAGACGCCAATTCGGACATATCATCAAGCTGTgccaaaaaagaaagaagagaggagctgtgggtgcaatcagttaattattga